A single genomic interval of Juglans regia cultivar Chandler chromosome 1, Walnut 2.0, whole genome shotgun sequence harbors:
- the LOC109019225 gene encoding persulfide dioxygenase ETHE1 homolog, mitochondrial produces the protein MLRLSLLRITLPRPTTLFNCPTRHTKLRPQTMAASYTTRSSSHPRSNNLLFRQLFEKESSTYTYLLADRSHPDKPALLIDPVDKMVERDLSLVKELGLKLIYAMNTHVHADHVTGSGLIKNKIPGVKSIISKASNSQADLLIEAGDKICFGDLFLEVRATPGHTLGCVTYVTGDGPDQPQPRMAFTGDALLIRGCGRTDFQGGSSLQLYKSVHSQIFTLPKDTLLFPAHDYKGFTVSTVEEEMLYNPRLTKEEEAFKNIMENLKLPYPKMIDIAVPANMVCGLQDVSAKPVEATSN, from the exons ATGCTTCGGCTCAGTCTCCTTCGGATCACTCTCCCTCGCCCTACCACTCTCTTCAATTGCCCCACCCGTCATACTAAGCTCAGGCCCCAAACCATGGCCGCGTCGTACACGACGCGGTCGTCTTCTCATCCCCGCTCCAACAATCTCTTGTTTCGCCAGCTCTTCGAGAAGGAGTCCTCAACCTACACGTACTTGCTTGCCGACCGGTCTCATCCTGACAAGCCCGCTctg TTGATTGACCCAGTTGATAAGATGGTGGAGAGAGACCTCTCCCTTGTAAAAGAGCTTGGACTGAAACTGATTTATGCTATGAACACCCATGTCCATGCTGACCATGTAACTGGTAGTGGTCTTATTAAG AACAAGATTCCTGGAGTTAAATCTATCATTTCAAAAGCGAGCAACTCGCAGGCTGATCTTCTGATCGAAGCTGGTGATAAAATCTGTTTTGGTGATCTATTTTTGGAG GTTCGTGCTACTCCTGGCCATACATTAGGATGTGTTACTTATGTTACAGGAGATGGTCCTGATCAACCTCAACCGAGAATGGCTTTCACTGGGGATGCCTTACTGATACGTGGATGTGGGAGAACTGATTTTCAG GGTGGTAGTTCGCTTCAACTCTATAAGTCAGTGCATTCACAG ATTTTCACATTGCCCAAGGATACACTGCTCTTTCCCGCCCATGATTACAAAGGGTTTACC GTTAGCACTGTGGAGGAGGAGATGCTTTATAATCCTAGGCTTACAAAAGAGGAG GAAGCATTTAAGAATATTATGGAAA atctTAAACTCCCATACCCGAAAATGATAGACATCGCTGTCCCTGCAAATATGGTGTGTGGGTTGCAAGATGTCTCTGCAAAGCCTGTTGAAGCAACATCAAACTAA